A single genomic interval of Bos indicus isolate NIAB-ARS_2022 breed Sahiwal x Tharparkar chromosome 5, NIAB-ARS_B.indTharparkar_mat_pri_1.0, whole genome shotgun sequence harbors:
- the LPAR5 gene encoding lysophosphatidic acid receptor 5 encodes MQANSSAKSLPTECPDYQPIHHLHLVVYSVVLAAGLPLNALALWVFLRALRVHSVVSVYMCNLAASDLLFTLSLPLRLSYYARHYWPFPDFLCQLAGAVFQMNMYGSCIFLTLINVDRYAAIVHPLRLRHLRRPRVARLLCLGVWALILVFAVPTILAHQPSSCARDGRNVSLCFESFSDKLWKGSLLPLLLLAEALGFLLPLAAVVYSSGRVFWTLARPDATRSQRRRKTVRLLLASLVIFLLCFVPYNATLAVYGLLRGEVVPASSEARKKVRGVLMVMVLLAGANCVLDPLVYYFSAEGFRNTLRGLRAPLRDRTLAANGAQEALAEPLTETAHASTLTTTSQGQLQPSDPRSSFTPSHEDSSF; translated from the coding sequence ATGCAAGCCAACTCCTCGGCCAAGTCTCTTCCCACCGAGTGCCCGGACTACCAGCCCATCCATCATTTGCATCTGGTGGTCTACAGCGTGGTGCTGGCGGCCGGGCTCCCCCTCAACGCGCTGGCCCTCTGGGTCTTCCTGCGCGCGCTGCGCGTGCATTCGGTGGTGAGCGTGTACATGTGCAACCTGGCGGCCAGCGACCTGCTCTTCACCCTCTCCTTGCCCTTGCGCCTGTCCTACTACGCGCGGCACTACTGGCCCTTCCCGGACTTTTTGTGCCAGCTGGCGGGCGCCGTCTTTCAGATGAACATGTACGGCAGCTGCATCTTCCTGACGCTCATCAACGTGGACCGCTACGCCGCCATCGTGCACCCGCTGCGGCTGCGCCACCTGCGGCGGCCTCGCGTGGCGCGGCTGCTCTGCCTGGGCGTGTGGGCGCTCATCCTGGTGTTCGCCGTGCCCACCATCCTGGCGCACCAGCCCTCGTCCTGCGCCAGAGACGGCCGCAACGTGTCCCTCTGCTTCGAGAGCTTCAGCGACAAGTTGTGGAAGGGCAGCCTACTGCCGCTCTTGCTGTTGGCCGAGGCGCTGGGCTTCCTGCTGCCCCTGGCGGCCGTGGTCTACTCGTCGGGCCGCGTCTTCTGGACCCTGGCGCGGCCCGACGCCACGCGGAGCCAGCGGCGGCGGAAGACGGTGCGCCTCCTGCTGGCGAGCCTGGTCATCTTCCTGCTGTGCTTCGTGCCCTACAACGCCACGCTGGCCGTGTACGGGCTGCTACGCGGCGAGGTGGTGCCCGCCAGCTCCGAGGCGCGCAAGAAGGTGCGCGGGGTGCTGATGGTCATGGTGCTGCTGGCCGGTGCCAACTGCGTGCTCGACCCCCTCGTGTACTACTTTAGCGCGGAGGGCTTCCGCAACACCCTGCGAGGCCTGAGAGCCCCGCTCCGGGACAGGACCTTGGCCGCCAACGGGGCTCAGGAGGCGCTCGCTGAACCGCTCACCGAGACTGCCCACGCCTCTACTCTGACCACAACCAGCCAGGGGCAGCTCCAGCCCTCCGATCCCCGGTCATCCTTCACCCCATCCCACGAGGATTCGTCCTTCTGA